A window from Drosophila subobscura isolate 14011-0131.10 chromosome O, UCBerk_Dsub_1.0, whole genome shotgun sequence encodes these proteins:
- the LOC117896456 gene encoding transcription initiation factor IIA subunit 2 yields the protein MSYQLYRNTTLGNTLQESLDELIQYGQITPGLAFKVLLQFDKSINNALNQRVKARVTFKAGKLNTYRFCDNVWTLMLNDVEFREVHEFVKVDKVKIVACDGKSGEF from the exons ATGTCCTATCAGCTGTACCGCAACACCACCCTGGGCAACACGTTGCAGGAGAGTCTCGACGAGCTCATCCAG TACGGCCAGATCACGCCAGGACTGGCCTTCAAGGTGCTGCTCCAGTTCGACAAGAGCATCAACAACGCCCTCAACCAGCGCGTGAAGGCGCGCGTCACGTTCAAGGCGGGCAAACTGAATACCTACCGTTTCTGTGACAATGTCTGGACGCTGATGCTGAACGATGTGGAATTCCGCGAGGTGCACGAATTCGTCAAGGTCGACAAGGTGAAGATTGTGGCCTGCGATGGCAAGAGCGGCGAGTTTTAG
- the LOC117899477 gene encoding uncharacterized protein LOC117899477 isoform X1: MDYIVKAYKDWKLHSQFQEIVPDMDDTEFMFNEKQSIRDSARTLKRYGSTCCNSLRNNETLIRHIVDKTDTLQGIALKYGCSTEQIRRANRLFASDSLFLRQFLLVPVEKNSPYYPQVGGGDSIAAFDVLATPPGTPDVNVQREAQQNANSMVQTNNYMNSSSSSSGSSGSSSNGGSSSSCNTSGSASSVRSNTQQQPQRPYSIAGELLVQASDEDPAMTHNHNACGSKQSKSLDSVAAMTPEEENRKCMHDFLNKIDNTISESRKYVERSKDLVSSQSDADICISASADVFPQRRNPLNNSYKNNNERPPQYQRHSSTGSGNSDTAQLLNTTQTRRVQNSLKRLEKQQDDFFEL, from the exons ATGGATTACATTGTAAAGGCCTACAAAGATTGGAAGCTGCATTCGCAG TTTCAAGAGATCGTACCTGATATGGATGACACGGAATTCATGTTCAACGAGAAGCAATCAATACGCGACTCCGCGCGCACCCTCAAGCGCTACGGCAGCACCTGCTGCAACAGCTTGAGGAATAACGAGACCCTAATACGGCACATCGTTGACAAGACGGACACGCTGCAGGGAATTGCTCTGAAATATGGCTGCTCG ACGGAACAAATACGCCGCGCCAACCGGCTCTTTGCCTCGGACAGCCTGTTCTTGCGTCAATTCCTGCTGGTGCCCGTGGAAAAGAACTCTCCCTACTATCCGCAGGTGGGTGGCGGTGATTCAATCGCTGCCTTCGATGTCCTGGCCACACCTCCGGGCACACCCGATGTGAATGTGCAGCGCGAGGCGCAGCAGAATGCCAACAGCATGGTTCAGACGAACAACTacatgaacagcagcagcagtagcagcggcagcagcggcagtagcagcaatggaggcagcagcagcagctgcaacacaaGTGGCTCTGCCTCGAGCGTGCGCTccaacacacagcaacagccacagcgtCCATACTCGATTGCTGGCGAGCTGCTGGTGCAGGCCAGCGATGAGGATCCGGCCATGACGCACAATCACAATGCGTGCGGCAGCAAGCAGAGCAAGTCCCTGGACTCGGTGGCGGCCATGACGCCCGAGGAGGAGAATCGCAAGTGCATGCATGACTTCCTCAATAAAATCGACAACACCATTTCCGAGTCGCGCAAATATGTGGAACGTTCCAAGGA TCTGGTCAGCAGTCAGAGTGATGCCGATATTTGCATCAGCGCCAGTGCCGATGTGTTTCCACAACGCCGCAATCCGCTGAACAACTCCTACAAGAACAACAATGAACGTCCGCCTCAGTATCAGCGACACAGTTCGACGGGCAGCGGGAACTCGGACACGGCGCAGCTGTTGAACACAACGCAAACGCGTCGCGTGCAAAACTCGCTGAAGCGTctcgagaagcagcaggatGACTTCTTTGAgttgtag
- the LOC117899477 gene encoding uncharacterized protein LOC117899477 isoform X2, with product MDDTEFMFNEKQSIRDSARTLKRYGSTCCNSLRNNETLIRHIVDKTDTLQGIALKYGCSTEQIRRANRLFASDSLFLRQFLLVPVEKNSPYYPQVGGGDSIAAFDVLATPPGTPDVNVQREAQQNANSMVQTNNYMNSSSSSSGSSGSSSNGGSSSSCNTSGSASSVRSNTQQQPQRPYSIAGELLVQASDEDPAMTHNHNACGSKQSKSLDSVAAMTPEEENRKCMHDFLNKIDNTISESRKYVERSKDLVSSQSDADICISASADVFPQRRNPLNNSYKNNNERPPQYQRHSSTGSGNSDTAQLLNTTQTRRVQNSLKRLEKQQDDFFEL from the exons ATGGATGACACGGAATTCATGTTCAACGAGAAGCAATCAATACGCGACTCCGCGCGCACCCTCAAGCGCTACGGCAGCACCTGCTGCAACAGCTTGAGGAATAACGAGACCCTAATACGGCACATCGTTGACAAGACGGACACGCTGCAGGGAATTGCTCTGAAATATGGCTGCTCG ACGGAACAAATACGCCGCGCCAACCGGCTCTTTGCCTCGGACAGCCTGTTCTTGCGTCAATTCCTGCTGGTGCCCGTGGAAAAGAACTCTCCCTACTATCCGCAGGTGGGTGGCGGTGATTCAATCGCTGCCTTCGATGTCCTGGCCACACCTCCGGGCACACCCGATGTGAATGTGCAGCGCGAGGCGCAGCAGAATGCCAACAGCATGGTTCAGACGAACAACTacatgaacagcagcagcagtagcagcggcagcagcggcagtagcagcaatggaggcagcagcagcagctgcaacacaaGTGGCTCTGCCTCGAGCGTGCGCTccaacacacagcaacagccacagcgtCCATACTCGATTGCTGGCGAGCTGCTGGTGCAGGCCAGCGATGAGGATCCGGCCATGACGCACAATCACAATGCGTGCGGCAGCAAGCAGAGCAAGTCCCTGGACTCGGTGGCGGCCATGACGCCCGAGGAGGAGAATCGCAAGTGCATGCATGACTTCCTCAATAAAATCGACAACACCATTTCCGAGTCGCGCAAATATGTGGAACGTTCCAAGGA TCTGGTCAGCAGTCAGAGTGATGCCGATATTTGCATCAGCGCCAGTGCCGATGTGTTTCCACAACGCCGCAATCCGCTGAACAACTCCTACAAGAACAACAATGAACGTCCGCCTCAGTATCAGCGACACAGTTCGACGGGCAGCGGGAACTCGGACACGGCGCAGCTGTTGAACACAACGCAAACGCGTCGCGTGCAAAACTCGCTGAAGCGTctcgagaagcagcaggatGACTTCTTTGAgttgtag
- the LOC117899475 gene encoding TRAF3-interacting protein 1 isoform X2, whose protein sequence is MSSDQELDAIIKATQQALGKYIKKPPLTEKLLKKPPFRFLMDVFNSFIKQTGTFEGLYTFEEQQFENIGDRDAKIRFLQKMIDAIKLTTKRDLKVRTSKIVAGQEPELTNELLQAMASVAEQNLDWQTAVDQVAVAATAPLKPAKEKPKKENKPPSKQTSPSGKEEEAKRAKEKRVSPQEQKLRKATALASRVTPTEKEKLTQKKTKATAGEAKLSRQGSKQKSPSPVKQKAKTKGQASTESDSVAMSMSPVPAAAAKQPSPEAAPKRSSPEAVPKKASPEAVPKKPSPSSSPKVSKEAAAEPAQETNLTAPPTESESRKSSSKSRRSSGSQRQLAAAQAEPEQPASSSKIQQQQPEPSAQADSNNNQEEARQVAASLTRENSKETNQRPRTSLRPPSARPASARPGAPRRRNVEIVLQPNDQIKMSGINVKLETFGDLDDDGENLVIIEDANSHDIEKGAAEEPLLEGQLDAQGRLVQQILETQKELVHQSAETEQPATQTNQAARQSSARQVNDLRDLIQSLTKAVNPLGKLMDFIPEDIDAMQLELTMWRDTYTQAATELKRERSLTASATEPMKHQLQQIDASIAEYEELIDESRHKILQNNARILKMLMEQ, encoded by the exons ATGTCGTCCGATCAAGAATTGGATGCCATTATCAAGGCCACCCAACAGGCCTTGGGTAAGTACATTAAAAAGCCGCCACTCACggagaagctgctgaagaAGCCGCCCTTTCGCTTTCTGATGGATGTGTTCAATTCG TTCATCAAGCAGACGGGCACCTTTGAGGGACTGTACACgttcgaggagcagcagttcgAGAACATAGGAGACCGCGATGCCAAGATACGATTCCTGCAAAAAATGATCGATGCAATCA AACTAACAACGAAAAGGGACCTCAAAGTGCGCACCTCCAAGATAGTGGCTGGGCAAGAGCCCGAGCTAACCAACGAGCTTCTCCAGGCCATGGCCAGTGTGGCTGAGCAGAACTTGGACTGGCAAACGGCCGTTGAtcaggtggcggtggctgccactgcccccctAAAACCAGCCAAAGAAAAGCCCAAAAAGGAGAACAAACCACCCAGCAAGCAAACCTCGCCATCTGGCAAGGAAGAGGAGGCAAAGCGAGCCAAGGAGAAGCGCGTGTCGCCCCAGGAGCAGAAATTGCGTAAGGCCACCGCGCTGGCCTCCCGCGTTACGCCaacggaaaaggaaaaacttacTCAGAAGAAGACCAAAGCGACTGCTGGTGAGGCAAAGCTCAGTCGGCAGGGCTCCAAGCAGAAGAGCCCATCGCCAGTGAAGCAGAAGGCAAAGACCAAGGGGCAGGCTTCAACCGAGAGCGATTCGgtggccatgtccatgtcaCCCGTGCCGGCAGCGGCCGCCAAGCAACCATCACCTGAAGCTGCACCCAAAAGATCATCACCTGAGGCTGTACCCAAGAAAGCATCACCTGAGGCTGTAC CCAAGAAACCATCTCCATCCTCATCCCCCAAAGTTTCCAAGGAAGCGGCAGCTGAGCCAGCCCAAGAAACCAATCTGACAGCGCCCCCCACTGAGTCGGAGAGTCGCAAATCGTCTAGCAAAAGCCGACGCTCCAGTGGCAGTCAGAGGCAGTTGGCAGCAGCccaagcagaaccagaacagCCTGCATCCTCCTCCAagattcagcagcagcagccagaaccaAGTGCACAGGCAGactccaacaacaaccaggAGGAGGCCAGGCAAGTGGCTGCTTCCCTCACACGAGAAAACTCCAAGGAAACCAATCAGCGGCCACGCACTTCATTGCGGCCGCCAAGTGCTCGGCCAGCCTCCGCTCGTCCCGGTGCCCCACGACGTCGCAATGTGGAGATTGTGCTGCAGCCAAATGATCAGATTAAGATGTCTGGCATCAATGTGAAGCTGGAGACATTTGGGGACCTGGACGATGACGGCGAGAATCTGGTGATCATCGAAGATGCCAACTCCCACGACATTGAGAAGGGCGCTGCAGAGGAGCCGCTGCTGGAGGGTCAGCTAGATGCTCAGGGCCGACTGGTGCAGCAAATTCTGGAGACCCAAAAGGAGTTGGTGCACCAGAGTGCCGAGACGGAGCAGCCGGCCACTCAAACCAATCAGGCTGCCCGTCAGAGTTCTGCACGGCAAGTGAACGATCTACGCGATCTCATCCAGAGCCTGACCAAAGCGGTGAATCCTCTGGGTAAGCTGATGGATTTCATACCCGAGGACATTGATGCCATGCAGCTGGAGCTGACAATGTGGCGCGACACCTACACACAGGCAGCCACAGAGCTGAAGCGTGAGCGGAGTCTCACGGCATCCGCCACAGAGCCGATGAAGCATCAACTGCAGCAGATCGATGCCAGCATTGCGGAGTACGAGGAGCTAATCGACGAGAGTCGCCACAAGATACTCCAGAACAATGCGCGCATTCTGAAGATGCTGATGGAACAATGA
- the LOC117899475 gene encoding TRAF3-interacting protein 1 isoform X1, whose protein sequence is MSSDQELDAIIKATQQALGKYIKKPPLTEKLLKKPPFRFLMDVFNSFIKQTGTFEGLYTFEEQQFENIGDRDAKIRFLQKMIDAIKLTTKRDLKVRTSKIVAGQEPELTNELLQAMASVAEQNLDWQTAVDQVAVAATAPLKPAKEKPKKENKPPSKQTSPSGKEEEAKRAKEKRVSPQEQKLRKATALASRVTPTEKEKLTQKKTKATAGEAKLSRQGSKQKSPSPVKQKAKTKGQASTESDSVAMSMSPVPAAAAKQPSPEAAPKRSSPEAVPKKASPEAVPKNASSEAVAKRSSPEAVPKKASPEAVTKKPSPSSSPKVSKEAAAEPAQETNLTAPPTESESRKSSSKSRRSSGSQRQLAAAQAEPEQPASSSKIQQQQPEPSAQADSNNNQEEARQVAASLTRENSKETNQRPRTSLRPPSARPASARPGAPRRRNVEIVLQPNDQIKMSGINVKLETFGDLDDDGENLVIIEDANSHDIEKGAAEEPLLEGQLDAQGRLVQQILETQKELVHQSAETEQPATQTNQAARQSSARQVNDLRDLIQSLTKAVNPLGKLMDFIPEDIDAMQLELTMWRDTYTQAATELKRERSLTASATEPMKHQLQQIDASIAEYEELIDESRHKILQNNARILKMLMEQ, encoded by the exons ATGTCGTCCGATCAAGAATTGGATGCCATTATCAAGGCCACCCAACAGGCCTTGGGTAAGTACATTAAAAAGCCGCCACTCACggagaagctgctgaagaAGCCGCCCTTTCGCTTTCTGATGGATGTGTTCAATTCG TTCATCAAGCAGACGGGCACCTTTGAGGGACTGTACACgttcgaggagcagcagttcgAGAACATAGGAGACCGCGATGCCAAGATACGATTCCTGCAAAAAATGATCGATGCAATCA AACTAACAACGAAAAGGGACCTCAAAGTGCGCACCTCCAAGATAGTGGCTGGGCAAGAGCCCGAGCTAACCAACGAGCTTCTCCAGGCCATGGCCAGTGTGGCTGAGCAGAACTTGGACTGGCAAACGGCCGTTGAtcaggtggcggtggctgccactgcccccctAAAACCAGCCAAAGAAAAGCCCAAAAAGGAGAACAAACCACCCAGCAAGCAAACCTCGCCATCTGGCAAGGAAGAGGAGGCAAAGCGAGCCAAGGAGAAGCGCGTGTCGCCCCAGGAGCAGAAATTGCGTAAGGCCACCGCGCTGGCCTCCCGCGTTACGCCaacggaaaaggaaaaacttacTCAGAAGAAGACCAAAGCGACTGCTGGTGAGGCAAAGCTCAGTCGGCAGGGCTCCAAGCAGAAGAGCCCATCGCCAGTGAAGCAGAAGGCAAAGACCAAGGGGCAGGCTTCAACCGAGAGCGATTCGgtggccatgtccatgtcaCCCGTGCCGGCAGCGGCCGCCAAGCAACCATCACCTGAAGCTGCACCCAAAAGATCATCACCTGAGGCTGTACCCAAGAAAGCATCACCTGAGGCTGTACCCAAAAATGCATCATCTGAAGCTGTAGCCAAGAGATCATCACCTGAGGCTGTACCAAAGAAAGCGTCTCCTGAGGCAGTTACCAAGAAACCATCTCCATCCTCATCCCCCAAAGTTTCCAAGGAAGCGGCAGCTGAGCCAGCCCAAGAAACCAATCTGACAGCGCCCCCCACTGAGTCGGAGAGTCGCAAATCGTCTAGCAAAAGCCGACGCTCCAGTGGCAGTCAGAGGCAGTTGGCAGCAGCccaagcagaaccagaacagCCTGCATCCTCCTCCAagattcagcagcagcagccagaaccaAGTGCACAGGCAGactccaacaacaaccaggAGGAGGCCAGGCAAGTGGCTGCTTCCCTCACACGAGAAAACTCCAAGGAAACCAATCAGCGGCCACGCACTTCATTGCGGCCGCCAAGTGCTCGGCCAGCCTCCGCTCGTCCCGGTGCCCCACGACGTCGCAATGTGGAGATTGTGCTGCAGCCAAATGATCAGATTAAGATGTCTGGCATCAATGTGAAGCTGGAGACATTTGGGGACCTGGACGATGACGGCGAGAATCTGGTGATCATCGAAGATGCCAACTCCCACGACATTGAGAAGGGCGCTGCAGAGGAGCCGCTGCTGGAGGGTCAGCTAGATGCTCAGGGCCGACTGGTGCAGCAAATTCTGGAGACCCAAAAGGAGTTGGTGCACCAGAGTGCCGAGACGGAGCAGCCGGCCACTCAAACCAATCAGGCTGCCCGTCAGAGTTCTGCACGGCAAGTGAACGATCTACGCGATCTCATCCAGAGCCTGACCAAAGCGGTGAATCCTCTGGGTAAGCTGATGGATTTCATACCCGAGGACATTGATGCCATGCAGCTGGAGCTGACAATGTGGCGCGACACCTACACACAGGCAGCCACAGAGCTGAAGCGTGAGCGGAGTCTCACGGCATCCGCCACAGAGCCGATGAAGCATCAACTGCAGCAGATCGATGCCAGCATTGCGGAGTACGAGGAGCTAATCGACGAGAGTCGCCACAAGATACTCCAGAACAATGCGCGCATTCTGAAGATGCTGATGGAACAATGA
- the LOC117899474 gene encoding protein suppressor of hairy wing → MSAAAKEGRKTDGSSERGSRSSTTVVKIIGVDKLCLPRVKGPTTRMKLLNDVAASVKPEKRGSLGGARIKILNEDALLTPKADKRSPQKTVSPSGSVKILNEKRLAPSTATAVETTKIKTSPTKQKKKMDHYVLQAVKAENSKADTTSSVSEEDESIAFILADEDETEPVAGRPNGEEIVVSSPEDDNGEDDAAVERTGGSQGAIKEMVEHVCGKCYKTFRRVKSLKKHLEFCRYDSGYHLRKADMLKNLEKIEKDAVVMEKKDICFCCSESYDTFHLGHINCPDCPKSFKTQTSYERHIFISHSEFNTYPCSICNANLRSAALLTLHEEQHKSRGKPYACKICGKDFTRSYHLKRHQKYSSCSANENDTMSCKVCDRVFYRLDNLRSHLKQHLGTQVVKKPEYMCHTCKNCFYSLSTLNIHIRTHTGEKPFDCDLCDKKFSALVALKKHRRYHTGEKPYSCTVCNQSFAVKEVLNRHMKRHTGERPHKCNECGKSFIQATQLRTHSKTHIRPYACDLCDEKFKTERQHERHVKEHTRQKRASFACTDCKRTFRTTALLKEHMDAGDHSPKPQRAKRSITKVIERTDCAICDKNFDSTETLRKHIRCVHECDPDDIFGVEPPPAKISKSKKSAEAEEDTEIVDLHASAGSLISSQTDGNGVVVREFLVDDGSAQTIILENETYTILPLDDGGTSSDQQVPAKGADSVKPEANRSESKKAASSPVVKKEQRKSLAASLAAAIADNMEEPTSEDDFSGDVLTECDLKLKENVAKLIDMLVDPHVLKKYGWPNISEETMLCKVIENCGHDLSKDEENYAELEYGDRMREYCKLLFTVVIHNESIRSLLNNFPIDDVIEYVLGDEDQDDDEEEDGKKKDNDAAADNKSETAETPADDKA, encoded by the exons ATGAGTGCCGCCGCCAAGGAGGGAAGAAAGACAGATGGCTCCTCCGAAAGGGGCAGCAGGTCTAGCACAACTGTAGTGAAAATAATTGGCGTGGACAAGCTATGCTTGCCCAGAGTCAAGGGCCCGACGACGCGCATGAAGCTGCTGAACGATGTCGCCGCTTCAGTCAAGCCGGAGAAACGTGGGAGCCTTGGCGGCGCTCGCATCAAAATTCTCAACGAGGATGCGTTGTTGACCCCGAAAGCGGACAAACGCAGCCCTCAAAAGACAGTCAGTCCCTCGGGCTCTGTTAAGATATTAAACGAGAAGCGCCTGGCTCCATCGACGGCTACGGCTGTGGAGACGACAAAGATCAAGACGTCCCCCAccaaacagaagaagaagatggaTCATTATGTGCTGCAGGCCGTCAAGGCCGAGAACAGCAAGGCAGACACCACATCCAGTGTATCAGAGGAGGACGAGAGCATTGCCTTTATCCTAGCCGATGAGGATGAGACAGAACCTGTGGCGGGTCGACCCAATGGCGAAGAGATTGTGGTTTCAAGTCCAGAAGACGACAATGGTGAGGACGATGCCGCTGTTGAGCGCACCGGTGGCAGCCAAGGAGCTATAAAGGAAATGGTTGAACATGTTTGCGGCAAGTGCTACAAGACATTCCGCCGTGTGAAGAGCCTTAAGAAGCATTTGGAATTCTGTCGCTATGACAGTGGCTATCATTTGCGCAAGGCGGACATGCTCAAGAACTTGGAGAAGATTGAAAAGGATGCTGTGGTGATGGAGAAAAAGGAcatttgcttctgctgcagcgagAGCTACGACACCTTTCAT TTGGGCCACATCAATTGCCCCGATTGTCCAAAGTCTTTCAAAACGCAGACAAGCTATGAGCGTCACATCTTCATCTCGCACTCGGAATTTAATACTTATCCCTGTTCCATTTGCAATGCCAATTTGCGCAGCGCCGCATTGCTGACGCTTcacgaggagcagcacaagTCACGTGGCAAGCCATATGCCTGTAAGATTTGCGGGAAGGACTTTACACGCTCCTATCACTTGAAGCGCCACCAGAAGTATTCCTCTTGCTCTGCCAATGAGAACGATACCATGAGCTGTAAGGTGTGCGATCGTGTCTTCTATCGCCTCGACAATCTGCGCTCGCATCTGAAGCAACATTTGGGCACACAAGTAGTGAAGAAGCCAGAGTACATGTGCCACACCTGCAAGAACTGCTTCTACAGCCTGTCAACGCTGAA CATACACATACGCACTCACACTGGGGAGAAGCCATTCGATTGCGATCTGTGTGACAAGAAGTTCTCGGCCTTGGTGGCTCTCAAGAAGCACCGACGCTACCACACCGGCGAGAAGCCCTACAGCTGCACAGTG TGCAATCAATCCTTTGCTGTGAAGGAGGTGCTCAATCGCCACATGAAGCGACACACCGGAGAGCGTCCGCACAAGTGCAACGAGTGCGGCAAGAGCTTCATCCAGGCCACCCAGTTGCGCACCCATTCCAAAACCCACATACGTCCCTATGCCTGCGATTTGTGTGATGAAAAATTCAAGACAGAAAGGCA ACACGAGCGCCACGTTAAGGAGCACACGCGGCAGAAGCGCGCCTCATTCGCTTGCACTGACTGCAAGCGTACCTTCCGCACCACAGCTCTGCTCAAGGAGCACATGGATGCCGGCGATCATTCGC CCAAACCACAACGAGCCAAGCGGTCAATCACCAAGGTTATCGAGCGCACAGACTGCGCTATTTGTGACAAGAACTTCGACAGCACCGAGACCTTGCGCAAGCACATTCGCTGCGTCCACGAATGCGATCCGGATGACATCTTTGGCGTCGAGCCGCCACCAGCAAAGATCAGCAAGTCCAAAAAGTCTGCCGAAGCAGAGGAGGATACTGAAATCGTTGATCTTCATGCATCGGCGGGCTCGCTGATTTCCAGCCAAACCGATGGCAATGGAGTTGTGGTCAGGGAGTTTCTGGTGGACGATGGCAGTGCCCAGACCATCATCCTGGAGAACGAGACATACACAATTCTGCCCCTGGATGATGGGGGCACCAGCAGCGACCAACAGGTGCCCGCTAAAGGGGCGGACAGTGTCAAGCCGGAGGCTAACAGAAGTGAGTCGAAGAAAGCGGCTTCTTCCCCGGTGGTTAAGAAGGAGCAGCGAAAATCACTTGCTGCCAGCTTGGCCGCAGCTATTGCCGACAACATGGAGGAGCCGACAAGTGAGGATGATTTCAGCGGCGATGTGCTCACCGAATGCGACCTGAAGCTCAAGGAGAATGTCGCCAAATTGATTGACATGCTGGTCGATCCACACGTCCTCAAGAAGTACGGCTGGCCCAACATCTCCGAGGAGACAATGCTCTGCAAGGTGATCGAGAACTGTGGCCACGATCTCAGCAAGGATGAGGAGAACTACGCTGAGTTGGAATACGGCGATCGCATGCGCGAATATTGCAAGCTTCTCTTCACTGTGGTCATACACAATGAGTCCATACGGTCCCTGCTCAACAATTTCCCCATCGACGATGTCATCGAGTATGTGCTAGGAGACGAGGACCaagacgacgatgaggaggaggatggcAAGAAGAAAGACAAtgatgctgcagcagacaACAAGTCGGAGACCGCAGAGACCCCAGCAGACGATAAGGCTTAG
- the LOC117899480 gene encoding DNA-directed RNA polymerase II subunit RPB9 encodes MKSDLMTTAFDASHTEGPGFVGIRFCQECNNMLYPKEDKENKILLYACRNCDYKQEADSNCIYVNKIMHEIDELTHIVPDVISDPTLPRTEDHACPKCSHREAVFFQAQTRRAEEEMRLYYVCTNQNCTHRWTE; translated from the exons ATGAAATCAG ACCTAATGACCACTGCGTTCGACGCATCGCACACCGAGGGCCCCGGTTTCGTGGGCATTCGGTTCTGCCAGGAGTGCAACAACATGTTGTACCCCAAGGAGGACAAGGAGAACAAAATTCTGCTCTATGCGTGCCGAAATTGTGACTACAAGCAGGAGGCCGACTCCAATTGCATATACgtaaacaaaattatgcacGAAATCGATGAACTGACCCACATTGTGCCCGACGTCATCTCAGATCCCACACTGCCGCGCACCGAAGACCATGCATGCCCAAAGTGTTCGCATCGGGAGGCGGTCTTCTTCCAGGCCCAGACACGGCGTGCCGAGGAGGAGATGCGACTGTACTATGTGTGCACCAATCAAAACTGCACTCACCGCTGGACAGAGTAG